In the Campylobacter showae genome, one interval contains:
- the guaA gene encoding glutamine-hydrolyzing GMP synthase, protein MNNTIIVLDFGSQYTQLIARRLREQGVYTEILPFNVKVEEIKAKKPKGIILSGGPASVYAPDAYFCDEGVFKLKLPILGICYGMQLLAHKFGAEVAPASHKEYGKASLNALKSHPLFTDTPEKQIVWMSHSDLVKNLPNGFEAIATSENSPYCVFGDEKRKFYALQFHPEVQHSEFGTQILKNFAKYICGCESTWNMGSFAKTQIAKIKETVGNKKVLCAVSGGVDSSVTAALLAAAIPQNLILVFVDNGLLRTGEREQVEATFRTKLGVELVSIDASKTFLERLAGVTDPEKKRKIIGETFIEIFEKEAKKHDNVKFLAQGTLYTDIIESSVVGSSKTIKSHHNVGGLPDWMSFELIEPLREIFKDEVRQLGLELGLSRELVFRHPFPGPGLAIRIMGEVNTPSLELLRKADVILRDELKSSGWYNKTWQAFCVLLNVHSVGVMGDNRTYENAVCIRVVDASDGMTASFSRLPYDLLENVSRRIINEVDGINRVVYDISSKPPATIEWE, encoded by the coding sequence ATGAATAACACGATAATAGTTTTGGATTTTGGCTCGCAGTATACCCAGCTCATCGCTAGACGCTTGCGCGAGCAGGGCGTTTATACCGAGATTTTGCCTTTTAACGTCAAGGTCGAGGAGATTAAAGCGAAAAAACCAAAAGGCATAATCCTAAGCGGCGGCCCTGCTAGCGTTTATGCTCCGGATGCGTATTTTTGCGACGAGGGCGTATTTAAGCTAAAGCTGCCGATTTTAGGCATTTGCTACGGCATGCAGCTTTTGGCGCATAAATTCGGCGCCGAGGTCGCTCCGGCTTCTCACAAAGAGTACGGCAAGGCAAGCCTAAACGCTCTAAAATCCCATCCGCTCTTTACCGATACGCCTGAAAAGCAAATCGTCTGGATGAGCCACTCTGACCTCGTAAAAAACCTACCTAACGGCTTTGAGGCGATCGCGACTAGCGAAAATTCGCCTTATTGCGTATTTGGCGACGAAAAGCGCAAATTTTACGCTTTGCAGTTTCATCCGGAGGTGCAGCACAGCGAGTTCGGTACGCAGATCTTAAAAAATTTCGCCAAATATATCTGCGGCTGCGAAAGCACGTGGAATATGGGCAGCTTTGCCAAAACCCAGATTGCTAAAATAAAAGAAACCGTGGGCAACAAAAAAGTCCTTTGTGCCGTTAGCGGAGGCGTGGACAGCTCTGTTACCGCTGCGCTTTTGGCTGCTGCGATACCGCAAAATTTGATCCTGGTTTTCGTCGATAACGGACTACTTAGAACGGGCGAGCGCGAGCAGGTCGAGGCGACTTTTAGAACTAAGCTTGGCGTGGAGCTAGTTAGCATAGATGCGAGTAAAACTTTCCTGGAAAGGCTTGCTGGCGTAACAGATCCAGAGAAAAAGCGCAAGATAATCGGCGAAACTTTTATCGAAATCTTTGAAAAAGAGGCCAAAAAGCACGATAACGTCAAATTTTTAGCCCAAGGTACGCTCTACACCGACATCATCGAAAGCTCGGTCGTAGGCTCGAGCAAGACGATCAAAAGCCACCACAACGTGGGCGGGCTACCTGATTGGATGAGCTTTGAGTTAATCGAGCCTTTAAGAGAGATTTTTAAAGACGAGGTGCGCCAGCTAGGCCTTGAGCTTGGTCTTTCGCGCGAGCTCGTGTTTCGTCACCCGTTCCCCGGTCCGGGCCTTGCGATCCGCATAATGGGCGAGGTAAATACGCCGAGCCTCGAGCTGCTACGCAAAGCCGACGTGATCCTGCGCGACGAGCTAAAATCAAGCGGCTGGTACAACAAAACGTGGCAAGCATTTTGCGTGTTGCTAAACGTGCACTCAGTGGGCGTCATGGGCGATAACCGCACCTACGAAAATGCCGTGTGCATACGCGTAGTGGATGCCAGTGACGGTATGACGGCTAGTTTCTCGCGCTTGCCGTATGATCTGCTAGAAAACGTCTCACGCCGCATAATAAACGAAGTAGACGGCATTAACCGCGTAGTTTACGACATCTCGAGCAAACCGCCTGCAACGATAGAGTGGGAGTAA
- a CDS encoding cupin domain-containing protein, giving the protein MSKIYNLNADTKVIAKSVVSKRIFDCENAHVDVFAFDAGEELDHEMLFCDSLAWVVEGGASLHYGEKQMRLGDEQACLIEKKVWRKLVFNKPTKYVSIDFKEDLMIDHLPKAAIFSLVDAVEYEEGKIVSKTLVKNESGSMSLLSFSKDQQLSTHAAPGDALLIALDGEMKLTIGDEHFDIKKGDTIVLPGKIPHGLKIPEKFKMLLIVTKDKM; this is encoded by the coding sequence ATGAGTAAAATTTACAATCTAAACGCCGACACGAAAGTGATCGCAAAAAGCGTCGTTAGCAAGAGAATTTTTGATTGCGAGAACGCTCACGTCGACGTGTTTGCCTTTGATGCGGGCGAGGAGCTAGATCACGAGATGCTGTTTTGCGACAGCCTCGCGTGGGTCGTAGAGGGCGGTGCGAGTTTGCACTACGGCGAAAAGCAGATGCGCCTAGGCGACGAACAGGCCTGCCTGATAGAGAAAAAAGTATGGCGAAAACTAGTTTTCAACAAACCGACGAAATACGTCTCAATCGATTTTAAGGAGGACTTAATGATAGATCATTTACCTAAGGCGGCTATTTTTAGCCTAGTAGATGCGGTCGAATACGAAGAGGGCAAAATCGTGAGCAAAACGCTCGTCAAAAACGAAAGCGGCTCGATGTCTCTACTGTCGTTTTCAAAAGACCAACAACTCTCCACTCACGCGGCTCCGGGCGACGCTCTTTTGATCGCGCTTGACGGCGAGATGAAGCTAACCATCGGCGACGAGCATTTTGATATCAAAAAGGGCGACACCATCGTGCTTCCGGGCAAAATCCCGCACGGGCTAAAGATCCCGGAAAAATTTAAAATGTTACTCATCGTAACAAAAGATAAGATGTAG
- a CDS encoding PIN domain-containing protein: MARFIIDDENISVDNLATLKKLGQKDKIYIVTNNRQKLSISVLAWFLARKIKIKIILLESAHKDYADKIITFLMGKLSHKKDKFYIVSNDKFYDDVIDFFNKQDKNGSKFHKLKFDFNRSHTAQLIEENQDEIAILIRNSGSLSELHMKFISKFGSKNGAGVYNALKEDARKIYKKPQIESAQKGEVKRIAAPNSAKSRPATQGDEQKFDEREKSKTESNLSGEALQAQIVQAKEQNLENRSQIVQNLEPEKPQHLESENGVATNNENLQETKAVEANLSDDPGPTEHPKDAEQNLSDKASSEDLKAEGKGQILSNKRPPQKSKQAPAPQNEAKNKAGNAAKPQLPIKIDEAKKQEIRKIAFESKNLGDFHNGLVKKYGAEDAGKLYKALKQKAKEYLSRRGVAK, translated from the coding sequence ATGGCAAGATTTATAATAGATGACGAAAACATAAGCGTAGATAATCTAGCAACGCTAAAAAAGCTAGGACAAAAAGATAAAATTTATATCGTAACCAACAATAGACAAAAGCTAAGCATCTCCGTTTTGGCGTGGTTTCTGGCGCGAAAAATCAAAATAAAAATTATACTTTTAGAAAGCGCTCACAAGGACTATGCCGATAAAATAATTACTTTTTTAATGGGCAAACTCTCGCACAAAAAAGACAAATTTTACATCGTCAGCAACGATAAATTTTACGACGACGTGATAGATTTTTTTAATAAACAAGATAAAAACGGCAGCAAATTCCATAAACTCAAATTTGACTTCAACCGCTCGCATACGGCGCAGCTCATCGAAGAAAATCAAGACGAAATCGCGATCTTGATACGAAACTCGGGCAGCCTCAGCGAGCTTCATATGAAATTTATCTCAAAATTCGGCAGCAAAAACGGCGCCGGCGTGTATAACGCGCTAAAAGAGGACGCGAGGAAAATTTACAAAAAACCTCAAATAGAAAGCGCGCAAAAAGGCGAAGTAAAGCGTATCGCTGCGCCAAATTCCGCAAAATCTAGGCCGGCGACGCAAGGCGACGAGCAAAAATTTGACGAGCGAGAAAAATCGAAAACTGAGTCAAATTTAAGCGGCGAGGCTTTGCAGGCTCAAATCGTCCAGGCAAAAGAGCAAAATTTAGAAAATCGCTCGCAAATAGTGCAAAACTTGGAGCCCGAAAAACCGCAGCACTTAGAGAGCGAAAACGGCGTAGCGACAAATAATGAAAATTTACAAGAAACCAAAGCCGTAGAAGCAAATTTGAGCGATGATCCGGGTCCTACCGAGCATCCGAAAGACGCTGAGCAAAATTTGAGCGACAAAGCTTCTAGCGAGGATCTTAAAGCGGAGGGAAAAGGGCAAATTTTATCAAACAAGCGTCCGCCGCAAAAATCAAAGCAAGCTCCCGCGCCGCAAAACGAGGCAAAAAATAAAGCTGGAAATGCGGCAAAACCGCAGCTTCCGATCAAGATAGATGAGGCAAAAAAGCAAGAGATTAGAAAAATCGCGTTCGAGAGTAAAAATTTGGGCGATTTTCACAACGGACTGGTGAAAAAATACGGCGCAGAGGACGCCGGCAAGCTGTATAAAGCGCTAAAACAAAAGGCAAAAGAGTATCTAAGCAGGCGGGGCGTGGCGAAATAA
- a CDS encoding uroporphyrinogen-III synthase produces the protein MIYLVGSNLEFEGVKTLVLNEIKFNKFSVNLAEFDALVLTSKNSVNALKFNQISPASLQIYSIGDGTSRAAGEFGFAQIYTAKNAHGNDFAAEIAPLLKGKKTLFLRARETASSVGEILWESGVNLTQIIAYENVFKPLENEQKPPKNSAIIFTAPSAVRNFVRNFGWDESYKAVAIGLTTAKELEIFTSPAVSAQQNINSCVSLAKTLL, from the coding sequence ATGATCTATCTGGTCGGGTCAAATTTGGAATTTGAGGGCGTAAAGACGCTGGTTTTAAACGAGATCAAATTTAATAAATTTAGCGTAAATTTAGCCGAATTTGACGCGCTAGTTTTGACCTCTAAAAACTCCGTAAACGCGCTAAAATTTAATCAAATTTCGCCCGCTAGTTTGCAAATTTACTCCATCGGCGACGGCACTAGCCGTGCGGCCGGCGAGTTTGGCTTTGCTCAAATTTACACTGCAAAAAACGCTCACGGAAACGACTTTGCCGCCGAGATCGCACCGCTTCTAAAGGGCAAAAAAACATTATTTTTAAGAGCGCGCGAGACGGCTTCGAGCGTGGGCGAAATTTTGTGGGAAAGCGGCGTAAATTTGACGCAAATAATCGCCTACGAAAACGTCTTTAAGCCGCTTGAAAATGAGCAAAAACCGCCCAAAAACTCGGCGATCATTTTTACCGCTCCCTCGGCGGTGCGAAATTTTGTGCGAAATTTCGGCTGGGATGAGAGCTATAAAGCCGTCGCTATCGGGCTTACGACGGCAAAAGAGCTAGAAATTTTTACCTCGCCCGCAGTGAGCGCTCAGCAAAATATAAATTCCTGCGTAAGCCTCGCAAAAACGCTACTTTAA
- the purD gene encoding phosphoribosylamine--glycine ligase, with translation MKILIIGSGGREYSIALKLQESRKHELFFAPGNGATSKLGTNLNIKDYNQLAEFAETEQIELTIVGPEAPLSDGVVDIFKARNLNIFGPSKAAARLEGSKAFMKDFLARNAIRTAAYLNTDDYDSAAKFIDSLAAPVVVKADGLCAGKGVIIAQSREEAKAAAKGMLSGESFGEAGKRVVVEEFLDGFELSFFAICDGENFVSLPVAQDHKRLKDNDEGPNTGGMGAYAPSPLASPELIKQVEEEVVKPTLKGMKAEGNPFCGVLFVGLMVVKGMPYVLEFNVRFGDPECEVLMPLIDGDLGEILLNAAKGDLKPVKLKDEFAVGVVMATKNYPFSSSPRAKISVKNVPENSHIAFAGVSEQGGEIYADGGRVLVCVGLGKSIKQAQQKAYELCENVEFDGAQYRKDIAWQMLKGRE, from the coding sequence ATGAAAATTTTGATAATCGGAAGCGGCGGGCGCGAGTACTCCATAGCTCTAAAACTTCAAGAATCCCGCAAACACGAGCTTTTCTTTGCTCCGGGCAACGGAGCCACCTCAAAGCTCGGCACTAATCTAAACATCAAAGACTATAATCAGCTCGCAGAATTTGCCGAGACTGAGCAAATAGAACTAACGATTGTCGGTCCAGAAGCGCCGTTAAGCGATGGCGTCGTGGATATCTTTAAGGCGCGAAATTTAAATATTTTCGGACCGAGCAAGGCTGCGGCTAGGCTTGAGGGTAGTAAGGCGTTTATGAAGGACTTTTTGGCTAGAAACGCTATCCGAACGGCGGCCTATCTAAATACCGACGATTACGATTCTGCGGCCAAATTTATCGACTCTCTTGCTGCTCCCGTCGTCGTTAAGGCCGACGGACTGTGCGCTGGCAAAGGCGTGATAATAGCACAAAGCCGCGAGGAAGCAAAGGCCGCGGCTAAGGGTATGCTAAGCGGAGAGAGCTTTGGCGAGGCGGGCAAACGCGTGGTCGTGGAGGAGTTTTTAGACGGATTTGAGCTCAGTTTTTTTGCGATTTGCGACGGCGAAAATTTCGTTAGCTTGCCGGTAGCGCAAGATCATAAGCGCCTAAAAGATAACGACGAAGGACCAAATACCGGCGGCATGGGCGCATACGCTCCTAGTCCGCTAGCAAGCCCCGAGCTAATAAAACAGGTCGAAGAAGAGGTCGTAAAACCGACTCTAAAAGGCATGAAAGCCGAGGGAAATCCTTTCTGCGGCGTGCTTTTTGTGGGGCTTATGGTGGTTAAAGGTATGCCGTACGTGCTTGAGTTTAATGTGCGTTTCGGCGATCCTGAGTGCGAAGTGCTAATGCCGTTAATAGATGGCGATCTGGGTGAAATTTTATTAAACGCGGCAAAAGGCGATCTAAAACCCGTGAAGCTAAAAGACGAATTTGCCGTCGGGGTTGTGATGGCTACTAAAAATTATCCTTTTTCAAGCTCGCCTAGGGCCAAAATCAGCGTAAAAAACGTGCCTGAAAACTCGCACATAGCATTTGCCGGCGTGAGCGAACAGGGCGGCGAGATATATGCCGACGGCGGACGAGTGCTAGTATGCGTGGGACTTGGCAAAAGTATAAAACAAGCGCAACAAAAGGCCTATGAGCTTTGCGAAAACGTAGAATTTGACGGCGCGCAGTACCGAAAAGATATCGCCTGGCAAATGCTAAAAGGGCGCGAATGA
- a CDS encoding RDD family protein, with protein sequence MRRSVIDRLENENITLASVSKRAVAWGIDKFLISFLFYAVYYENFDGLDYEQISALAIEMIPQIVLLEVIYQTFFTWYCGASIGKVTMKIVCVDIDLLDKPNLLNSLTRSLVRIISENAFFLGFAWAFSNPLFQTWQDKAAKTVVINVY encoded by the coding sequence ATGAGAAGGAGCGTCATCGACAGGCTCGAAAACGAAAATATCACGCTCGCTAGCGTCAGCAAAAGAGCCGTCGCGTGGGGGATAGATAAATTTCTCATCTCGTTTTTGTTTTATGCCGTTTACTACGAGAATTTTGACGGACTAGACTACGAGCAAATCAGTGCGTTAGCTATAGAAATGATACCGCAGATAGTCTTGCTCGAGGTTATTTACCAGACGTTTTTTACGTGGTATTGCGGCGCTAGTATCGGCAAGGTCACGATGAAGATCGTGTGCGTGGATATCGATCTGCTAGATAAACCCAATCTGCTAAATTCTCTCACCCGCTCTTTGGTGCGCATTATCAGCGAAAACGCGTTTTTTCTAGGTTTTGCATGGGCGTTTTCAAATCCATTATTTCAAACGTGGCAAGATAAGGCCGCGAAAACGGTAGTTATAAATGTTTACTAG
- a CDS encoding LPS-assembly protein LptD, with protein sequence MFTRIFLTLIFGAFSCYAVQNFELLADDVKRDDGVVTADKNVLVYSQDYLMSADRAVYDQQKEILELFGNVNLIRNKDEISRCSYAKIDLNSKDSNYETLFMMNRDMEVWMQSDESNSTSEFYRVNGAVVSSCNVQDPDWKIKFSSGKLNRESKFLHLFNPVFYVGNVPVFYLPYFGFSTDTRRRTGLLPPELGYGKNDGFYYKQPIYIAEYDSWDLQFDPQIRTRRGTGIYGTFRFADSPYSRGSVTLGAFRDTEGYRQRQIEKNSLRLPLKNKTHKGAEVKYERDRLVKHLISEDLQEGLWLDATALNDIDYINLKKRGAGSDDNPLVTSKLNYFLSSDKHYFGAYARYYVNTSKIGSPNENKDTLQEYPSFQYHKFTDSFILPNVLYSVDLSSHNYTRRIGVKATQYEFNLPVSFHLPLADDYLKFSYYHYLYATHVDYAKKMYRPTGDEDRSANYIENYHKFSLYTDLAKAYESFYHSVNLGVDYVVKAYNEGDLPDKYETAEDDGNVYVYDMLGRKYQSFINPQHTRDEISARATQYFFNENGRKFLRHTISQGYYTKENKRSNLKNIIGWYPLANLSFYNRLEYSHVNKYFEKVQSGASYTHDKFGASLWHTMQRKNAQEKQNYLHLNGYVELPHNYRLFSGTQYDLERDYNKQWQLGVSHRRKCWNYTFVYEEELEPTTTTSGTAAKKSRGVYFFINFYPMGGVHYDFSVGQTTQGS encoded by the coding sequence ATGTTTACTAGAATTTTTTTGACGCTTATTTTCGGGGCTTTTAGTTGCTATGCCGTTCAAAATTTCGAGCTTTTAGCCGATGACGTAAAGCGCGACGACGGCGTTGTTACGGCAGATAAAAACGTGCTTGTTTATTCGCAAGATTATTTGATGAGCGCGGATAGAGCCGTTTACGATCAGCAAAAAGAAATTTTGGAGCTTTTCGGTAATGTAAATTTGATAAGAAATAAGGACGAAATCTCGCGCTGCTCGTACGCAAAGATCGATCTGAATAGCAAAGATAGCAACTATGAGACGCTATTTATGATGAACCGCGACATGGAAGTATGGATGCAAAGCGACGAGAGCAACAGTACGTCCGAATTTTACAGAGTAAACGGTGCGGTCGTGTCAAGCTGCAACGTCCAAGACCCGGACTGGAAGATTAAATTTAGCAGCGGTAAACTAAACCGCGAGAGTAAATTTTTACATCTATTTAACCCCGTATTTTACGTCGGAAACGTCCCCGTGTTTTATCTGCCGTATTTTGGCTTTTCCACCGATACGCGCAGACGTACCGGACTTTTGCCGCCGGAGCTTGGCTACGGCAAAAACGACGGATTTTACTACAAACAACCGATCTACATCGCCGAATACGACAGCTGGGACTTGCAGTTTGATCCGCAAATTCGCACTAGACGCGGCACGGGTATCTACGGTACGTTTAGATTTGCCGATTCGCCGTATTCCAGAGGCTCGGTGACGCTAGGCGCATTTAGAGATACCGAGGGCTACCGCCAAAGACAGATCGAGAAAAACTCGCTAAGACTTCCTCTAAAAAATAAAACGCATAAAGGCGCTGAGGTCAAATACGAGCGCGACAGGCTCGTTAAGCACCTAATAAGCGAGGATTTGCAAGAGGGCTTGTGGCTTGATGCTACGGCGCTAAATGATATCGACTATATAAATTTGAAAAAGCGCGGCGCGGGTAGCGACGACAATCCTCTCGTGACGTCAAAGCTAAACTATTTTCTAAGTAGCGATAAGCACTATTTTGGCGCATACGCGAGATATTACGTAAATACCTCAAAAATCGGTAGCCCAAACGAAAACAAAGATACGCTGCAGGAGTATCCAAGCTTTCAGTATCATAAATTTACCGATAGCTTTATTTTGCCTAACGTGCTTTACTCAGTTGATTTAAGCTCGCATAACTACACGAGAAGAATCGGCGTAAAAGCGACGCAGTATGAGTTTAATCTGCCGGTTTCTTTTCACCTACCTTTGGCGGACGATTATCTTAAATTTTCTTACTATCACTATCTATACGCCACTCACGTGGATTATGCAAAAAAAATGTATCGCCCGACCGGAGATGAGGATAGAAGCGCAAACTATATAGAAAACTATCACAAATTCTCGCTTTATACGGATCTAGCTAAAGCTTATGAGAGCTTTTATCATAGCGTGAATTTAGGTGTTGACTACGTCGTAAAAGCCTACAACGAAGGCGACCTGCCCGATAAATACGAAACTGCCGAGGATGACGGCAACGTATACGTCTACGATATGCTCGGACGAAAATACCAAAGCTTTATAAATCCTCAGCATACTAGAGACGAGATTTCAGCCAGAGCGACGCAGTATTTCTTTAACGAAAATGGAAGAAAATTTTTACGACATACGATTTCGCAGGGTTATTATACGAAAGAGAACAAGCGCTCAAATTTGAAAAATATAATCGGCTGGTATCCGCTAGCAAATTTATCTTTTTACAATAGGCTTGAGTATTCGCACGTAAATAAATACTTTGAAAAAGTCCAAAGCGGCGCGAGCTATACTCACGATAAATTCGGCGCTAGCCTCTGGCACACGATGCAAAGAAAAAATGCGCAGGAAAAGCAAAACTATCTACACCTAAACGGTTACGTCGAGCTTCCGCATAACTATAGACTATTTAGCGGTACCCAGTATGACCTCGAGCGCGACTATAACAAGCAGTGGCAGCTAGGCGTCTCTCACCGCAGAAAGTGCTGGAACTACACCTTTGTCTACGAAGAGGAGCTTGAGCCTACGACGACCACGAGCGGAACAGCCGCCAAAAAATCAAGAGGCGTTTACTTCTTTATAAATTTCTATCCGATGGGCGGCGTGCATTACGACTTTTCGGTAGGACAGACGACACAGGGTAGCTGA
- a CDS encoding phosphoribosyltransferase family protein — translation MGNYEDFMFKNQLEAAEKLLEILPKKELVAGEYLMICSSIDSVIMVDSVARGLNLSYEILFCERIFAPNNPECEIAMVSEKDDVVLNDELIRSFGISYDFVYGEADRKYDEKILKNVYKFRKGNLIGDLKDRNILLIDEGCETGLTALTCLKTLMRERVKSVTYATPLIATDVAAAIAPLVDEIYAVHKIANFIEVDFYYENKIEPKPETVLSILEESPFYIPLQKQGDVRACSIQ, via the coding sequence ATGGGCAACTACGAAGACTTTATGTTTAAAAATCAGCTCGAAGCAGCCGAAAAGCTACTTGAAATTTTGCCCAAAAAAGAGCTGGTCGCGGGCGAATATCTGATGATATGCAGCTCTATAGACTCGGTTATCATGGTCGATAGCGTGGCTCGCGGACTAAATTTGAGCTACGAGATTTTATTTTGCGAGCGCATCTTTGCTCCGAATAACCCAGAGTGCGAAATCGCGATGGTTAGCGAAAAGGACGACGTGGTGCTAAACGACGAGCTGATTCGGAGCTTTGGCATTAGCTACGACTTCGTTTACGGCGAGGCCGACCGTAAGTACGACGAAAAGATCCTAAAAAACGTCTATAAATTTAGAAAAGGCAATCTCATCGGCGATCTAAAGGATAGAAACATCCTGCTCATCGACGAGGGCTGCGAGACGGGACTCACGGCGCTAACCTGCCTAAAAACGCTTATGCGCGAGAGGGTAAAATCGGTCACCTACGCTACGCCACTCATAGCTACCGACGTCGCCGCAGCTATCGCGCCGCTAGTGGATGAAATTTATGCCGTGCACAAGATCGCAAATTTTATCGAGGTGGATTTTTACTACGAAAACAAAATCGAACCAAAACCCGAAACCGTGCTTTCTATATTAGAGGAGAGTCCGTTTTATATACCATTACAAAAACAAGGAGATGTCAGGGCATGCAGTATTCAATAG
- a CDS encoding polyribonucleotide nucleotidyltransferase: MQYSIEVNNQVEIYDINKVAKQASGAVLLRVKNTVVLATVAREDTQVSEDFLPLTVQYIEKTYAAGRIPGGYVKRETKPGDFETLTSRIIDRSLRPLFPKGYAYPTQIVVMVLSCDPEVDLQVVGLNAASVALYLSDIPVNAPVCGVRVGYIDNKFVINPSNSELKTSALDLYVAGVKDELLMIEMRSIATEKDEIVPIALDPMMDPNLGGGVIAMQDMNEFSEDLIVEAIAQAGKAILRASNAYEEAFSQHKKEDAQLELKPEIENESVAVYLNEFYKNDVKAAINQMAKSERASELTKIAKQILTDEVAQKEGWEEEVVSNVLAKFKKKIVREQIINEGVRADGRGLKEVRPISIETNILPNAHGSCLFTRGQTQALVVATLGTDGDAQMYDMLTEKGAVTDKFMFNYNFPGFSVGEASPLKAPGRRELGHGNLAKRALAPSIDVNSPYTIRLVSEILESNGSSSMASVCGGSLALRAAGVDTPKLVAGVAMGLIFEGEKHAVLTDIMGLEDHDGDMDFKVAGSKDGITALQMDIKLGGISLDVLKEALLQAREGRLHILNLMEKANENISVNEDILPKLELFSVDPGKIVDIIGQAGKTIKEIIEKFDVAIDLDREKGEVKIAGAQKSSVDAAKDYIIQIVSKDGGKGFGGKRGGRDGKPHKTPEFNVGDEFEGEVKSVVEFGAFIGLPGGVDGLLHISKIKTPLKAGDKVKVKISEQKGHKISLSLAQ; this comes from the coding sequence ATGCAGTATTCAATAGAAGTCAATAATCAAGTTGAAATTTACGATATAAACAAGGTTGCCAAACAAGCTAGCGGTGCGGTGCTTTTACGCGTAAAAAATACCGTCGTTTTAGCCACCGTCGCTCGCGAGGACACGCAAGTTAGCGAGGATTTTTTACCGCTAACAGTACAATACATCGAAAAAACGTACGCAGCGGGTAGGATTCCCGGCGGCTACGTAAAAAGAGAAACCAAGCCGGGGGATTTTGAGACGCTAACTTCGCGTATCATCGACCGTTCGCTTCGTCCGCTTTTTCCAAAGGGCTACGCATACCCGACGCAAATCGTCGTTATGGTGCTATCTTGCGATCCCGAGGTTGATTTGCAAGTCGTCGGTCTAAATGCAGCCTCAGTCGCGCTTTATCTTAGCGACATCCCTGTAAATGCGCCTGTTTGCGGCGTGCGCGTGGGATATATAGACAATAAATTCGTGATAAATCCTAGCAACTCCGAGCTAAAAACTTCGGCGCTCGATCTTTACGTGGCTGGCGTTAAAGACGAGCTTTTGATGATCGAGATGAGAAGTATCGCGACGGAAAAAGACGAGATAGTACCTATCGCGCTAGATCCTATGATGGATCCGAATTTAGGCGGCGGCGTGATAGCGATGCAGGACATGAACGAATTTAGCGAAGATCTCATCGTGGAGGCGATCGCGCAGGCCGGTAAAGCCATACTTCGCGCCTCAAACGCTTATGAAGAAGCATTTAGTCAGCATAAAAAAGAAGACGCGCAGCTAGAGCTAAAACCGGAGATTGAAAACGAGAGCGTGGCGGTTTATCTAAACGAATTTTATAAAAACGACGTAAAAGCCGCGATAAATCAGATGGCTAAAAGCGAGCGCGCTAGCGAACTAACTAAAATCGCTAAGCAAATTTTGACCGATGAAGTAGCTCAAAAAGAGGGTTGGGAGGAGGAGGTCGTCTCTAACGTCCTAGCTAAATTTAAGAAAAAAATCGTCCGCGAGCAGATCATAAACGAGGGCGTTCGTGCCGACGGCAGAGGGCTTAAGGAGGTTCGCCCGATCAGCATCGAGACGAATATCCTGCCAAACGCCCACGGTAGCTGCCTCTTTACCCGCGGCCAGACGCAAGCTCTAGTAGTCGCGACCCTAGGCACCGACGGCGACGCGCAGATGTATGATATGCTAACGGAAAAAGGCGCCGTGACGGATAAATTTATGTTTAACTATAACTTCCCGGGCTTTAGCGTCGGCGAGGCTAGCCCGCTAAAGGCTCCGGGCAGACGCGAGCTAGGTCATGGCAATCTCGCTAAACGCGCGCTTGCGCCTAGCATCGACGTAAATTCGCCTTACACGATCAGACTCGTGTCCGAAATTTTAGAAAGTAACGGCTCAAGCTCGATGGCCAGCGTTTGCGGCGGCTCTTTGGCGCTGAGAGCTGCCGGCGTCGATACGCCAAAACTAGTCGCGGGCGTTGCGATGGGACTAATTTTCGAGGGCGAAAAACACGCTGTTCTAACCGACATCATGGGACTAGAGGATCACGACGGCGACATGGACTTTAAAGTTGCTGGTAGCAAAGACGGCATAACCGCGCTTCAGATGGATATAAAACTGGGCGGTATCAGCCTTGACGTGCTAAAAGAGGCGCTTTTGCAGGCGCGTGAGGGTAGGCTGCATATATTAAATTTGATGGAAAAAGCAAACGAAAATATCTCCGTAAACGAAGATATACTGCCTAAACTAGAGCTTTTTAGCGTTGATCCGGGCAAGATCGTTGACATCATCGGACAAGCCGGCAAAACGATAAAAGAGATCATCGAAAAATTTGACGTCGCTATCGATCTCGACCGCGAAAAAGGCGAGGTAAAGATTGCCGGCGCGCAAAAATCAAGCGTAGACGCGGCTAAAGATTATATCATCCAAATCGTCTCAAAAGACGGCGGTAAGGGCTTTGGCGGCAAAAGAGGCGGCAGAGACGGCAAGCCTCACAAAACGCCCGAATTTAATGTCGGAGACGAATTTGAGGGCGAGGTAAAAAGCGTGGTAGAATTTGGTGCCTTTATCGGGCTTCCCGGCGGCGTGGACGGACTTTTGCATATCTCAAAGATCAAAACGCCTCTAAAAGCCGGCGATAAGGTCAAGGTAAAAATCAGCGAGCAAAAAGGGCACAAAATTTCCCTTTCTCTAGCGCAATAA